In Mauremys reevesii isolate NIE-2019 linkage group 16, ASM1616193v1, whole genome shotgun sequence, a single window of DNA contains:
- the LOC120384646 gene encoding chymotrypsin-like protease CTRL-1 → MAFLHAALCLALLAGASGCGVPAIKPVVNSLQRIVNGENAIPGSWPWQVSLQDRNGFHFCGGSLINQDWVVTAAHCEVRAGTDFAVLGEYDRSSRAEPIQVKSIAKVIPHPYWNEKTIDNDIALLKLASPAQLDARVSPVCLATASESLASNPTCITTGWGRTSGTASSAAVQLQQVSLPLVTVSQCQQYWGSRITSSMICAGGAGASSCQMDSGGPLVYLKGGAWTLIGIVSWGSSNCNIQTPAVYGRVSAFRTWIDSVLASN, encoded by the exons GCTGCGGCGTCCCTGCAATCAAACCAGTCGTGAACAGCTTGCAGCGAATCGTCAATGGGGAGAATGCGATACCCGGCTCCTGGCCTTGGCAAGTGTCCCTGCAG GACAGAAACGGCTTCCACTTCTGCGGTGGCTCCCTGATCAACCAGGACTGGGTGGTGACGGCTGCGCACTGCGAAGTCAG AGCCGGGACTGACTTTGCCGTCCTTGGGGAATACGACAGGAGCTCCAGAGCTGAGCCAATCCAGGTCAAATCCATTGCCAAG GTCATCCCCCACCCCTACTGGAACGAAAAAACCATTGACAACGACATTGCCCTGCTGAAGCTCGCCTCCCCCGCCCAGCTGGACGCCCGCGTGTCCCCCGTCTGCCTGGCCACAGCCAGCGAGTCGCTGGCCTCCAACCCCACCTGCATCACCACCGGCTGGGGGCGGACCAGCGGCACCG CGAGCAGTGCGGCCGTCCAGCTGCAGCAGGTGTCCCTGCCCCTGGTCACGGTGAGCCAGTGCCAGCAATACTGGGGCAGCAGGATCACCAGCTCCATGATCTGTGCTGGCGGGGCCGGCGCCTCCTCCTGCCAG ATGGACTCGGGCGGCCCCCTTGTGTACCTGAAAGGGGGGGCCTGGACCCTGATTGGGATCGTCTCCTGGGGATCTAGCAACTGCAACATCCAGACGCCCGCCGTGTATGGCCGAGTCAGCGCCTTCCGCACCTGGATCGACAGTGTCCTGGCCTCCAACTAG